GACGTTTTCCCAGCGATAGTTCAAATCCATTTTGATGGCGCCGTTATTGCCGTAGTGGTAAAAATTCAATGCATCTTCCACGTCTTTGGTGAAGTCGGCCTGCGCCGGCATGCCCGCCAAGGACATGGTTAGCAAAGCGCCCGGCGCCAGGCGGGCGGATAGTTTGGTGGTTTGCTTCGGCATAAAGCCCCCTTTATTGGATGAAAAAAAGCGGTTGGATAACATGGGTAGACTCAAAAGGATTAATGGGTGTGATCGCATTCCGACAGGAAGGTCAGCAGACTTTCCCGATATTTGTAGTAATCAGGATGCTCCAACAGCGCTTTGCGGCTGCGGGGCCGGGGCAGGTCGATTTCCTGAATTTTGCCGATTTTGGCGTGCGGGCCGTTGGTCATCATGACTACCCGGTCGGCCAGCAAAATGGCTTCGTCGACATCGTGGGTAACCACGATGGCTGTGACGTGAGTGCGCTCCCACACTTCCATCAGCACTTCCTGCAGTTCCCAGCGGGTCAGGGAATCCAGCATGCCGAAGGGCTCGTCCAGCAGCAGCAATTTGGGCGACAAGGCAAAGGCGCGGGCGATGCCCACCCGTTGCCGCATGCCGTTGGACATGTCGGCGGCTTTTTTGTAAAGCGAGTCGGCCAAGCCGACGCGGGTCAGATAGTATTCGACGATATCTTCCCGCTCGGTTTTGGAAGCGTGGGGATAGACTTTATCCACCCCCAACATCACGTTGTCGAAGGCGGTAAGCCACGGAAACAAACTGGGCGCCTGAAACACCACGCCCCGATCAGGGCCGGCACTGTCGATTTCGCGGTTATCCAGGATAATGCCGCCTTCCGAGATTTCGTTCAGACCGGCGGTCATGGACAACACGGTGGATTTACCGCAACCGGAGTGGCCGATAATGGAAATGAACTCGCCTTTCTTCATCTTCATGTCGAAGCCGTCCACCACCTTGACCGTACTATTGCCGTCCGGCGTCGGGTAGATTTTCGATAACTGGGTGAATTCCAGATAACGCGGCCGCCCCAGGTCGGACTGGCTGGGTTTCAAAGCCGAAGTGTCCAGTTTCCAGTCGTTGCTGGTATTGGGACGCACATCGGGTAATTTGACTTTGTCGCCCTGTTCCGCCTCGGCTTTCTGTATACCGATATTCATTAAATAGCGGGTGATTTCGGCGCGCAGGCGTTTGAACTCCTCGTTATGGTTCAACGCAGTACGGTCGCGCGGCCGGGCCAGGTTGACATGAAAATCCGGGCCGAAGGTTGCATCCGGGCCGGGATTCAGCGGAATCACTCGGTCGGCCATATAAATGGCCTCGTCGACATCGTTAGTGATCAGAATTACGGTTTTCTTGTCCTGCTCCCAAATTTGCAATATCTCGTCCTGCAGGTTACCGCGCGTCAAAGCGTCCAGGGCGCTGAGCGGTTCGTCCAGCAACAGAATATCCGGGTTGGCGGCCAGAGCGCGGGCCACATTGACCCTTTGCCGCATGCCGCCGGACAGTTCGGCCGGCTTTTTATCCATGGCCCGGCCCAAATTGACCATGTTCACGTATTTTTCGGTATGGGCGCGGCGTTGCTCCGGCGTCCAATCCTTGAAAATCGCATCCACCGCCAAGGCCACGTTTTCATAAACGGTCAACCAGGGCATCAGGGAATAGTTTTGAAACACCACGCCACGGTCGGGGCCGGGTTCGCTGATAGGCTGGCCGTTTTTCAGCAGCTCGCCGCCGTCGGCCTGAATCAAGCCGGCGATCATGGAAACCAACGTGGTTTTACCGCTACCGGAAAAACCGACGATGGCAATGAATTCGCCTTCCTTGATATTCAGATTTATGTCTCTGAGAATCGAGGTTCTGTCCTTGCCCTCGCCGTACGATTTACAGACGTTGGTCAGAGTCAGCAGGTCGGGCTGCTGGGTATCGGCCAGTTTAAGCACGGCGCTCTCTTGTTTGTGAACGGCAAGATCGATGATTTTTGCTGCGGCTCCAGTCATGCTCATGCCTCACACTTTGCTGAACGAAAACACGGTTTGCAGCGATTGCATGATGCGATCGAGGACGAAACCGATGATGCCGATAGTGAACACCGCCACCATGATGCGGCCCAGGGAATTCGAGCTGCCGTTTTGGAACTCGTCCCAGACGAATTTACCCAGGCCGGGGTTTTGCGCCAGCATTTCGGCCGCAATCAAGACCATCCAGCCCACCCCTAGCGACAAACGCATGCCGGTAAAAATGTAGGGCAGCGCGGAAGGCAAAATGATACGTTTGATTTGGGTCGACCAATCCAGCCGCAATACTTTGCCGACGTTCACCAAGTCGCGGTCGATTGACGAGACGCCAACCGCGGTGTTGATCAAAGTCGGCCACAACGAGCACAGCGTCACCGTTACTGCCGAAGTAAGAAAGGACTTGGCGAACCAGGAATCGTCGGTAGTGACATACACGGCGCTGACCACCAGCGTGACGATCGGCAACCAGGCCAGAGGCGATACCGGTTTGAAAATCTGAATCAGCGGGTTAATGGCGGTGTTGATTATGGGACTCATACCGCACAGGATCCCCAAGGGTACCGCGATAAGCGTCGCGATTAAAAAGCCGGCAAATACCGTGTATAAACTGGTGATAATTTGATCCAAATAGGTGGATTTGCCGGTATAGGGCCGAAACTTGATTTCGGCATGCGGGTCTTCGGCCAGCTTTTCCTGATTACGCACATCCTGGCGTTTATAAAATTCGGCCATTTTGACCTTCTCGGCAAAATGCTCGTCGACCAAACCTTCTGCTTCATCCCACACCGCTACAGGACCGGGAATAGCGCCCAAGCTGGTATTGATGCGGGATGCGGTAACGCTCCACAGCCCTAAAAAAACCACAAACGCTATGATGGGTACGCCCATAATCAGCCAAAGTTGGCGCAGTTGCTGACTGGGATTTTCACCTGCCGCAATCTTGACCAAGGGTACAAACCAGGTCAGACCGGTGATATTGAAAAATTTGATTAATTTGTTACTCATGTTTTCACCAAATCGATTACGTCAAAACTTACGCTGTAAAAAGCATTGATACTTGCCGGAAGTTTTAAAAAGGATGCATCCCTGCATCACAAGAATTCCCTTTCAGAGCACTTACTAGAGACTAGAGATCGTTAATCCACTACCTTGCCGCCTGAGACGGTTTGTTTGGCTTTTAAGCCGATGGGGAATTTGCTTAAGTAATCGTTCGGTTTGTTGGCGTCGTAAACGATGCCGTCGATAAATCCGGATTGCGGCGGCTTGATGCCGGACTCGCCATCTACCGGAAAATCGCTGGCTTTAGCCTTACCTTCCGCAATCAATTCTTTGGCGGCCGCCATGTAAATATCGGGGCGATACACTTTTTTGGCGGTTTCCAAATACCAGTTGTCGGGTTTGAATTCGTTGATCTGGCCCCAGCGGCGCATTTGAGTCAAATACCAGACGGCATCGCTGTAATAAGGATAGGTGGCGTTGTTACGGAAAAAGGTGTTGAAATCCGGCATCGGGCGCTTGTCGCCTTTTTCGTACTCGAAGGTGCCGGTCATGCTGTTACCGATTACCTCGGCGTCCGCACCGACATATTGGCTTTGCGCCAACATTTCCACGGCTTCCTTACGATTTTTATTGTTGTCTGCGTCCAACCACATGGCCGCGCGAATCAGGGCTTTAACCACCGCTTTGTGGGTATTGGGATATTTTTCCGCCCAAGCCTCGCTGACACCGAAGACTTTTTCCGGATTGTCTTTCCAGATCTCGTAATCGGTCACCACAGGCACGCCTATGCCTTTAAATACGGCTTGCTGGTTCCAGGGTTCGCCGACGCAGTAACCGTAAATGGTGCCCGCTTCCAAAGTCGCCGGCATTTGCGGCGGCGGCGTTACCGATAACAACGCATCGGCATTGATTTGCCCGCCGATATCCTGCGGTGGCGCGTAATAACCGGGTTTGATACCGCCGGCAGCCAGCCAATAGCGTAATTCATAGTTATGCGTGGACACCGGAAACACCATGCCCATGTTGAACGGCTTGCCTTCCTTTTTGTATTGTTCGACCACCGGCTTTAGCGAATCGGCTTTGATCGGATGTACCGGCTTGCCGCCTTCCATCGGCACGTGCGGTTTCATTTGATTCCAGATGTCGTTGGATACGGTGATGGCGTTGCCGTTAAGGTCCATACTGAAGGCGGTAATGATGTCGGCCTTGGTGCCGAAGCCGATTGCCGCTCCCAAAGGCTGACCCGCCAACATATGCGCGCCGTCCAATTCGCCGTTGATCACTCTGTCCAGTAATACTTTCCAATTGGCTTGCGCTTCCAGTTGCACGAATAAACCTTCGTCTTCAAAAAAACCTTTTTCGGCAGCCACCGCCAGCGGCGCCATATCGGTCAATTTGATAAAGCCGAATTTCAAATCTTCTTTTTCCAGCTTGCCAGCGGCATGCAAGCCGGGCGCAAATCCCAGGCCCGACACAGCCAAGCTTGCCGATAGGGCCAG
This sequence is a window from Methylomonas methanica MC09. Protein-coding genes within it:
- a CDS encoding ABC transporter ATP-binding protein, with the protein product MTGAAAKIIDLAVHKQESAVLKLADTQQPDLLTLTNVCKSYGEGKDRTSILRDINLNIKEGEFIAIVGFSGSGKTTLVSMIAGLIQADGGELLKNGQPISEPGPDRGVVFQNYSLMPWLTVYENVALAVDAIFKDWTPEQRRAHTEKYVNMVNLGRAMDKKPAELSGGMRQRVNVARALAANPDILLLDEPLSALDALTRGNLQDEILQIWEQDKKTVILITNDVDEAIYMADRVIPLNPGPDATFGPDFHVNLARPRDRTALNHNEEFKRLRAEITRYLMNIGIQKAEAEQGDKVKLPDVRPNTSNDWKLDTSALKPSQSDLGRPRYLEFTQLSKIYPTPDGNSTVKVVDGFDMKMKKGEFISIIGHSGCGKSTVLSMTAGLNEISEGGIILDNREIDSAGPDRGVVFQAPSLFPWLTAFDNVMLGVDKVYPHASKTEREDIVEYYLTRVGLADSLYKKAADMSNGMRQRVGIARAFALSPKLLLLDEPFGMLDSLTRWELQEVLMEVWERTHVTAIVVTHDVDEAILLADRVVMMTNGPHAKIGKIQEIDLPRPRSRKALLEHPDYYKYRESLLTFLSECDHTH
- a CDS encoding ABC transporter permease, translating into MSNKLIKFFNITGLTWFVPLVKIAAGENPSQQLRQLWLIMGVPIIAFVVFLGLWSVTASRINTSLGAIPGPVAVWDEAEGLVDEHFAEKVKMAEFYKRQDVRNQEKLAEDPHAEIKFRPYTGKSTYLDQIITSLYTVFAGFLIATLIAVPLGILCGMSPIINTAINPLIQIFKPVSPLAWLPIVTLVVSAVYVTTDDSWFAKSFLTSAVTVTLCSLWPTLINTAVGVSSIDRDLVNVGKVLRLDWSTQIKRIILPSALPYIFTGMRLSLGVGWMVLIAAEMLAQNPGLGKFVWDEFQNGSSNSLGRIMVAVFTIGIIGFVLDRIMQSLQTVFSFSKV
- a CDS encoding CmpA/NrtA family ABC transporter substrate-binding protein → MKTTPRTTSKKLLLALSASLAVSGLGFAPGLHAAGKLEKEDLKFGFIKLTDMAPLAVAAEKGFFEDEGLFVQLEAQANWKVLLDRVINGELDGAHMLAGQPLGAAIGFGTKADIITAFSMDLNGNAITVSNDIWNQMKPHVPMEGGKPVHPIKADSLKPVVEQYKKEGKPFNMGMVFPVSTHNYELRYWLAAGGIKPGYYAPPQDIGGQINADALLSVTPPPQMPATLEAGTIYGYCVGEPWNQQAVFKGIGVPVVTDYEIWKDNPEKVFGVSEAWAEKYPNTHKAVVKALIRAAMWLDADNNKNRKEAVEMLAQSQYVGADAEVIGNSMTGTFEYEKGDKRPMPDFNTFFRNNATYPYYSDAVWYLTQMRRWGQINEFKPDNWYLETAKKVYRPDIYMAAAKELIAEGKAKASDFPVDGESGIKPPQSGFIDGIVYDANKPNDYLSKFPIGLKAKQTVSGGKVVD